The genomic interval TTATGATCAAACAATGGGCAGAATGGAAAGTAGGACAGGCTGGAGCCCGAAAGGCGATGGCGAGAATAAAGCTGTCAACAAAGGGAACGCTTACATGCTCTAAGTGCCAGGCTCCGGCTCAGCATGTACTCTTCGAAGGAGGAAGGTGCGCGAAGTGCTTCCGGCCAAAACGGATTTCCGAGTCACAGCTTCCGCTTAACACAACGGCCGCGCCGTCTGAAGTGGTGGTCCATCCGGAAACAGAAGCGCTGAAAACACGGTTCTCAATACTGATGAACACGCTTGATGTTGATTCAGTCAGCACGATCGCAGGCATCCTTCAGCTTCCTGTTGCGTCAACGTATAAATGGTATAATGACGAACTGCATTCGCTAGGTCAGCATCGAATGAATGCGCGTATCACGAACGCTATCGACCGGTTTGAACGGGGAGCGGTTGCATAATGGCCACCAAAGCCGATCAGCGCCGTAAGGTCGACAGTTCCCTCGCGATCATGCACGCCGTGCGTGATCGAGAGGGCGTGCATCGGCCTTTTTCAATAGCCGAGATTGCCGACGTCTGCGACTGCAGCATCCAGTTGATCAGAGAGATCGAGCAGCGTGCGCTGCGAAAACTTCGCCACCCAGCACGGGCTGAGATCCTCAAGGAGATGATTTAATGACTTACCGCACGGTAACCGCCGAAAACAACACCTTCCATGTGATATGGAAAGGTAATCTTACCGCCCCGGTCTGCGCCTGCAACGACATTCGCGATGCCCACCGCATCACCGCAGCGCTGAACCTGTTGCAGCGACTGCTCGACTCAGGGCTGACCCCGAACGACATCACAGACATGATAAAGGAGATCAAATGAAATACATCGCACGAAGCATCGTCACCGCCGTATGCATTGCCGGAAGCATTGCGGCGGCAGAACTGGAAAACCCGAAGACCGGAGCGGTCCTGCTGACGCTCGGGGTCATTGCCGCACTGGTGGCGCTGTCCGGAGGAAAGGAAGCATGAAGCGCATCGACGACCAACGTATTGCCACCGCAGAAGAGGCTGACCAGGTGATGGCTCAGATCAATACCCGCGAGGCTAGAAAAGCCAAGATCACTGCCGTGGCGGAATCAAAAATCGCCACCATAAAATCACAGCTGGTGAAGGATCTGGCCCGCTACGACGAAGACCTGCAGCCGCTCTACGAACGGATGAAGACATTTATCAATGCCAACCCCGGATTGTTCCAACGTCCGAAAAAACGGAAGACCCCGGCCGGCGAGTATGGACTGCAGGCGGCCACCGAGCTGATCATATCAAACGAAGAGGATCTGATCGCATGGCTGAAAAAAGAGGAACTCACTGACTGCATCAAGGTGACGGAAGCGCCGATCAAAAAAGAAGTCACCAAGCTGCTGAAAAATAAACAGCAGGTGCCCGGCTGCACCCTTAAAACGGGCGACACCGCCGTCATTAAGCCGGACCCGGACACCATTCGTTACGCGAAGGAGATCGACTGATGCACACGCTTAAAAGCAGAATAAAGAACCTCTTCACCGTGGCCGACCTGAAAAAAGCTATCGCTGAAATCGACCCGAAGTACGACCACGCACCAATTCAATGCAACCTGGAGAACACCGTCTGCATCGAGCACTGGGTGCCTGATGAGGATACGGAGTTCCCTGAATATTTCGAAATCGACGGACAGTAATTGTGCGGGCGGCAATCGTGCCGCCCAAGCCACGGAGGATAACAATGCCGATAAGCAGAGGACAACAGGGAAAATACCGAACACTGGTCGACGCGGCCTACATGGCCGAGGCCCAGCGGCTGCGCGGAGAAATACCGAGAAAAGACGAATGGCGCAGACAACTCAACGTCAGGACCACCGGAAAGTATTCCACCAAACAAATGAACAGCACAACGGACTTCGATGCGGTGATGCTTGAGCTCGCCATCATCGCCGACGACTATTACTGGATAAACCGCCTCAGCACCGCCGCTGAACGGCGCCTACGACACATCATCGAATGGTTTATCTATGACCTCGAATACCTCACCAAGCAGACGATCACCTGGAAATATATACAGGGAATATGCAAACAGGCCGGCTATGCGGACTCCCTTATGGATTGCCCCGCTGAACACCTTGCAAAGGTAATGCAGATGACCGACACGCACGTAAGGCGCCTCGCAAATAAAGTCGATATAGCACGGTCAGACCTGCCCAGTGCCTATATGCGAAAAGGCCTGTCCGACGCCGAAGCCATCGCCCGTTTCCGCCACGACCACCATCACCACATCAACCACAGGAGCGCAGCGTGAGAAATATCTCATTCCTTATGACCACTGATCAGATCTTGGACAGATCGAAGTCAGTTACCCGCCGCCTCGGGTGGAAATTCCTGGAGCCCGGCGACACCCTTCAGGGCGTTGTTAAATGTCAGGGACTCAAGAAGGGGGAGAAAATTCAAACCCTGCGCAAAGTGCGCGTTGTCTCCGTGCGACGAGAACGGCTATCCGCCATGCTGCACGAACCATACGGCACAAATGAAGCCGCGCGGGAAGTATTCCCTGGAATGAGAGGCCGCGAATTCGTTTCAATGTTCGCAAAAAACATGCGGTGTTTTGTTAACAGAACCAAAGGCGCGGGCGTTTTTGCGATAGCCTCTAGCCGCTGGTTCGATTTTTATTAGGAGATAATATCATGCCATCAAGCGTATCCAGTAACATCGAAATCCCGCTCTTTGCATATCGCCGGAAGTCCGACGGAGCTATTTGGTGTTGCGATGATGATAACAAAGAATCATGGGCAATTCCTGCGACGTATAGCGACGATAAACTTTTCCCGAAGGATGGATGCGAGATCATTGTAATTCAATCGAACGACCAAGATGAGACGCGGGGAACAGAAACATGATTGAGGATGAAAGTGGAATGCAGTTCGTTGAATGCACCAGAAAGCGTTGCCCGGCCTTTGATGGAAGCAGACTTTGTACGGCGTTAGAATGTACTCAACGCATTCCGCCGAACTCCGAACAACTGGCGACGGCCCCCGTCGAACCTCAATCGGCTGGTTGGGATGAGTCGCTCGAACGCGAGCTGAGAGATCGGTTTCGGCATTTTTTTATGCGAGTTGATGGAACATATGTTTTCCCTAATTCGATGGAGGGCGACTTGCTTAAGATGACTCACAAACTGCTTCAAGGGAAGAATCCCAACAGAGTGTTAGACATAAATATAATTTAATATCATATTCACAACGTTGCGATTGCTCCGTCTACGCTGTCAGCATTTGTCAGCGTTTTTTTTTGCCGACACATCGTTTGCAAGCTATTCGCACGTCCTGTGCAAATGTATTGCGCATTGGTTCAAACCTATTCGAATATATGCAGATTGATGACAATTTGGCTCAATCCGTAATAACGCATATTATCCATTCATGATCCACATTATACCCCCTGTTTTCAGTGTCTTTCGGGATGTTTCATCATTTTTCATGCTGGCTCAATCCTTCTTCCTCATCTGCTCACCGCTTAAAAACCCGTATTTTAATTGCATGCCGCTTTTATATTGCAATATCCGGATAAACGGATATACACCCTTTCAATCTTTGAAATTCGAGGTCTTCTGTTATGAAAGAAACTGCATACACATCCGACGCCGGCAACCGCTTTGCTCAACTGCTGAAAAAACAGCACCTGATGCTCGATGGCGCCATGGGCACCATGATTCAGCAGCATAAACTCGAAGAGGCGGACTTTCGCGGTGAACGCTTCGCCGACCACCCCTCCGATCTGAAGGGCAACAACGATCTGCTGGTGATTACCAAGCCGCAGATCATTGAAGATATTCATGTAAAGTTTATCGAAGCCGGCGCTGACATCATTGAAACCAACACCTTCAGTTCCACCACCATTTCCCAGGCCGATTACGGCCTCGAACCGCTCGTCCGCGAACTGAATATTGCGGCCGCCCAGGTGGCGCGCAAAGCCGTGAACCGGGTGCTTGAAAAAAATCCGGAACGCTCCCTGTTTGTTGCCGGCTCCATCGGTCCGACCAACCGGACGGCATCCATTTCACCGGACGTGAACGACCCGGGCTATCGCGCCGTCACTTTTGATGACCTCGTCACCGCCTATGCTGAACAGACCGAAGCCCTGATTGAAGGCGGTGTGGACATCCTGCTGGTTGAAACCATTTTCGATACCCTTAACGCCAAGGCCGCCCTCTTCGCCATTGAGGAGGTTTTTGAAAAAACCGGAACCCGGCTTCCCGTGATGATTTCCGTGACCATTACCGACAAATCCGGCCGGACGCTTTCCGGTCAGACGCCGGAGGCATTCTGGTATTCCATCGAACATGCCAATCCGATTTCGGTGGGTCTTAACTGCGCGCTGGGCGCCGCAGATATGCGCCCCTATCTCGAAGAGCTTTCCAATGCGGCCCACTGCTTTATCAGCATTTATGCAAACGCCGGCCTGCCCAATGCGTTCGGCGGCTATGACGATACCCCTGAAGATATGGCCCGAGTCTACGACGACTTTGCAAAGCACGGCCTCGCCAATATCTGGGGCGGATGCTGCGGTACGACCCCCGACCATATTCGGGAGCTGGCCGCTGCGGTAAAAAAATATCCGCCGCGTGTTCCTCCCGCACGATCCACCACACCGCGGTTCAGCGGACTTGAACCCCTGCGGATCACCCCCGAAATGAATCTGGTGATGGTGGGCGAACGGTCCAACATTACCGGTTCACCGAAATTTGCCCGACTGATCCGTGAAGGAAATCTCGACGAAGCCCTTCAGATTGCCCGTCATCAGGTGGAAAACGGGGCCAACCTCATTGATATCAATATGGATGAAGGTCTCATTGATTCCAAAGATATGATGGTCAGATTTCTGAATCTGGTCGCTTCCGAACCCGACATCTGCCGCGTTCCGATCATGATCGATTCATCCAAATGGGAGGTCATTGAAGCCGGTCTTAAATGCATTCAGGGCAAAGGAATCGTCAACTCGATCAGCCTTAAAGAAGGCGAAGATCAGTTCCGCGAACACGCACGCAAAATCCAGCGCTACGGTGCCGGCATGGTGGTTATGGCTTTTGACGAAAAGGGGCAGGCCGACACCACCGAGCGGCGTATCGCAATCTGTACACGGGCCTACCGCATTCTCGTGGATGAAATCGGAATCGATCCGACCGATATTATTTTCGACCCCAACGTTTTTCCGGTCGGCACCGGCATGGAAGAGCACCGCATCAATGCCGTCTCCTTCTTTGAAGCCACCAAAGTCATACGCGAAACCCTGCCCGGCGTTTCCGTAAGCGGCGGCATCAGCAATGTCTCATTCTCCTTCCGCGGCAACAACCGGGTACGCGAAGCCATCCACGCCGCCTTCCTCTATCACGGCATGGAGGCCGGCCTGAATATGGGCATCGTTAATCCAGGGATGCTCGAAGTGTATGATGAAGTACCTAAAGAACTGATGACACTCGTAGAAGACGTAGTGCTGAACCGCAGCGAAGAGGCCACAGAAAAACTGATTGACTATGCCGAACAGATCAAAGCCGAAGGCAACGGCGCAAAAAAAGAGGTTGAAACCCAGGCCTGGCGTGAGGAAAGCGTGGAAAAACGGCTTAAACATGCTCTAGTGAAAGGCATCGTCGAATATGTTGAAGACGACGTCGAGGAGGCCCGGCAGAAATACGACCGCCCGCTGCATGTGATTGAAGGACCGCTGATGGCTGGAATGGATGTGGTCGGCGACCTGTTCGGTTCCGGTAAAATGTTCCTCCCGCAGGTTGTGAAAAGCGCGCGCGTCATGAAAAAGGCCGTCGCCTATCTCCTCCCCTACATGGAGGAGGAAAAAGAAGACGGCGAAGTCACCACCGCCGGAAAAGTCCTGCTCGCCACGGTGAAAGGCGATGTACACGACATCGGCAAAAATATCGTCGGCGTCGTTCTGGCCTGCAACAACTTCGAGGTCAAAGATATCGGCGTCATGGTGCCATGCGAAACCATCCTGAAAGAAGCCCGCGAATGGGGAGCCGATATCATCGGCCTCTCCGGCCTGATCACGCCGTCGCTCGATGAAATGGTGCACGTGGCCAAAGAGATGGAACGCGAAGGCCTGAAAACGCCCCTGCTGATCGGCGGCGCCACCACCAGCAAAAAACATACGGCGGTGAAAATCGCCCCCGAATTCAGCGGACTCTCCATGCATGTGCTCGATGCATCCCGTGCGGTTACGGTCGTGCAGTCCATCCTGAGTAATGATGAAAAATTCCGGAAGGCCGTGAAGTTTGAATACAACGCCATCAAAGAACAGCACGAAGCCTCGCAGGAGGTTCGCGAATTCCAGACGCTTGAAAATGCGCGGGCACGTGCCCTGCCCTTCGACTGGGAAAACTATACACCGCCCACGCCGGAATTCATCGGTATTCGCGAGGTGAATGTAACCCTGAAAGAGCTGGCCGAATGGATCGACTGGACACCGTTTTTCTGGACCTGGGAACTGGAAGGCAAATATCCGACCATCCTGGAAAAACCCGGCGAACCCGGTGCCCGCGCCCGCGAGGTTTTTGACGATGCCCAGGCTATGCTCAAACAGATTATTGAAGAGGACTGGTTTACCCCGAAGGGTGTTCACGCCTTTTTCCCGGCGGCGCGTGTCGGCGACAGCATCGAAGTTTATGCCGATGAATCGCGTACCGAAAAAATAAATACCCTTCATTTTCTGCGACAGCAGATGATTAAAAAAGACAAAACACCGAATCGCAGCCTGTGCGATTTCATCGCTCCGAAAGACTCCGGCTGTACCGACTATATCGGCGCCTTCTCTGTCACGGCAGGCCCCGAAGCCGTCGTTAAAGCCAATGCATTCAAAGCCGATCACGACGATTACAACGCCATCATGGTGCAGGCGCTCGGCGACCGGCTTGCCGAAGCCTTCGCGGAGTACCTGCACAAACAGACGCGCGATGCCTGGGGCTATGGGAAAACGGAAACCTGTACTATTGAGCAGATGATCAAAGAAAAATATCAGGGAATCCGCCCGGCGGCCGGCTATCCGGCCTGTCCTGATCACACCGAGAAAAAGACCATTTTCCAGCTCCTGGAAACGACAAAGAGAACCGGCATTGAATTGACCGAATCCATGGCCATGACCCCGCCGAGCTCTGTTTCCGGACTCTATTTCTCGCATCCGGAGTCCCGCTATTTCCCGCTCGGCCGCATCAATAGAGATCAGGTCGCCGACTATGCCGAACGCAAAGGCTGGGATATGGAAACCGCCGAAAAATGGCTCGCACCTAACTTAGGATACAACAAATGAAATCAATCCTCGAACGCATGAAAGACCATCCCCTCATTTTTGACGGGGCAATGGGTACAATGATCTATTCGAAGGGGGTGTTCATTAACACCTGTTATGAACACCTGTGTGTGACCAACCCGAAACTGATTCGCGGAATTCATCAGGAATATGCCGATGCCGGGGCGGATGTGATTGAAACCAACTCCTTCGGGGCCAATCGCAAAAAACTGGAAGCCCACGGCCTGGCCGCCGAGCTCGAAGCCATCAACCGCGCAGCTGTGAAACTGGC from Verrucomicrobia bacterium S94 carries:
- a CDS encoding ASCH domain-containing protein translates to MRNISFLMTTDQILDRSKSVTRRLGWKFLEPGDTLQGVVKCQGLKKGEKIQTLRKVRVVSVRRERLSAMLHEPYGTNEAAREVFPGMRGREFVSMFAKNMRCFVNRTKGAGVFAIASSRWFDFY
- the metH gene encoding methionine synthase, whose product is MKETAYTSDAGNRFAQLLKKQHLMLDGAMGTMIQQHKLEEADFRGERFADHPSDLKGNNDLLVITKPQIIEDIHVKFIEAGADIIETNTFSSTTISQADYGLEPLVRELNIAAAQVARKAVNRVLEKNPERSLFVAGSIGPTNRTASISPDVNDPGYRAVTFDDLVTAYAEQTEALIEGGVDILLVETIFDTLNAKAALFAIEEVFEKTGTRLPVMISVTITDKSGRTLSGQTPEAFWYSIEHANPISVGLNCALGAADMRPYLEELSNAAHCFISIYANAGLPNAFGGYDDTPEDMARVYDDFAKHGLANIWGGCCGTTPDHIRELAAAVKKYPPRVPPARSTTPRFSGLEPLRITPEMNLVMVGERSNITGSPKFARLIREGNLDEALQIARHQVENGANLIDINMDEGLIDSKDMMVRFLNLVASEPDICRVPIMIDSSKWEVIEAGLKCIQGKGIVNSISLKEGEDQFREHARKIQRYGAGMVVMAFDEKGQADTTERRIAICTRAYRILVDEIGIDPTDIIFDPNVFPVGTGMEEHRINAVSFFEATKVIRETLPGVSVSGGISNVSFSFRGNNRVREAIHAAFLYHGMEAGLNMGIVNPGMLEVYDEVPKELMTLVEDVVLNRSEEATEKLIDYAEQIKAEGNGAKKEVETQAWREESVEKRLKHALVKGIVEYVEDDVEEARQKYDRPLHVIEGPLMAGMDVVGDLFGSGKMFLPQVVKSARVMKKAVAYLLPYMEEEKEDGEVTTAGKVLLATVKGDVHDIGKNIVGVVLACNNFEVKDIGVMVPCETILKEAREWGADIIGLSGLITPSLDEMVHVAKEMEREGLKTPLLIGGATTSKKHTAVKIAPEFSGLSMHVLDASRAVTVVQSILSNDEKFRKAVKFEYNAIKEQHEASQEVREFQTLENARARALPFDWENYTPPTPEFIGIREVNVTLKELAEWIDWTPFFWTWELEGKYPTILEKPGEPGARAREVFDDAQAMLKQIIEEDWFTPKGVHAFFPAARVGDSIEVYADESRTEKINTLHFLRQQMIKKDKTPNRSLCDFIAPKDSGCTDYIGAFSVTAGPEAVVKANAFKADHDDYNAIMVQALGDRLAEAFAEYLHKQTRDAWGYGKTETCTIEQMIKEKYQGIRPAAGYPACPDHTEKKTIFQLLETTKRTGIELTESMAMTPPSSVSGLYFSHPESRYFPLGRINRDQVADYAERKGWDMETAEKWLAPNLGYNK